GCGCGCCCGCCGACTCGGCCGCCACCAGCAGCCGGAACCGGGACCTGGCCGCCGGGTCGGCGATCGCCGCGAGGCGGCGCAGCTGCTCGCCGTGGACGGCCACGGTGGCTTCCAACGCGTCGGTGCCGGGCGGCAGTTGCAGCCGGTCCGGGGCGAACAGGCCGTCCTCGTCGGGCAGTGCGCCCTCCGGCAGGTCGGGCGGCACCGGCAGCCCGCGCAGCCTCGACCAGGCCGCGCCGAGCGAACGCGGCGCGCCGAACCGGCCCTCCCGGCCCAGCAGCAGAGCCTCCGTCAGCCGCAGGTCGTGGCAGCGGGCCAGCCGTTCGGGCAGCTTCGCGAGCAGCGGGCCGTACGCGGTGTCGGCCGTGGGCCAGACCCAGCGCGGGGCGTGCTCGGCCTCCGCCGCGGCCACCGCCTCGGCCAGCCGGGGCGCGTGCTCGGGCGGCCCGAGCGGCGTGCCGTCCTCGCCGAGCGGCTGCAGGCGGCCGCCCGGGCCGTGCGGATCGGGCACCAGGGCGTAGCGCACGGCGGCGGCTCCTCTCGCGGGCTCGGTCTGTGCACGGGCGTGGACCTGTCGACGGTAGCCGGTGGCTCCGACAACCGCCGTGACGGCGTCCGGCGGGCGGCGCGGCGCGGGCGTAACGGCGAACGGCGGGCGACTCGGCGGCAGCCGACCGGCGGGGACGTGGCGACCGACCGGCGGCTTGGTCTGACGGTGTTCCGCCACGGGCCGCCGGGCCGTAATCTCGCGGCATGAGCGACAACCCCTTCCTCTCGCCCAGCACCCTGGTGTACGAGCTCCCGCCCTTCGCCGAGATCCGGGAAGAGCACTACCGGCCCGCGTTCGAGCGGGGCATGGCCGACCAGCTCGCCGAGGTGGCCGCGATCGTCGCCGCCCCCGAGCCGCCGACCTTCGACAACACCGTGGTGGCGCTGGAGCGTTCGGGTGCGGTGCTGCGCCGGGTGTCCGCGGTCTTCTTCAACCAGGACTCCTCCGACACCACCCCCGGCGTCCAGGAACTGGACGCGGAGATCAGCCCCCGGCTGGCCGCGCACGCCGACGCGATCCACCTCGACGCGGCGCTGTTCGCCCGCCTCGACGCCCTGCACGAGGCCCGCCACGAGCTGGGCCTGGACCCCGAGTCGCTGCGCCTGCTGGAGCGCCGGCACACCGCGTTCGTCCGCGCCGGAGCCCGCCTGGACGCCGAGGGCCAGCAGCGGCTGCGCGAGATCAACACCCAGCTCGCCGCCGACAGCGCCGCGTTCCGCAAGAACACGCACGACGCCTCGCTGGCCGGTGCGGTCGCCGTGGACAGCGCCGACGCCCTCGACGGCCTGCCCGCCGCCGCGGTCGCCGCCGCGGCGGAGAACGCCGGCGCGCTCGGCCAGGACGGCCGCTGGGTGCTCAGCCTGAAGAACTTCTCCAACCAGACCGAGCTCGCCCACCTCACCGACCGCGCCCTGCGCGAGCGGCTGCTGACCGCCTCGCTGCGCCGCGGCCTGGACACCAACGGCCCGCTCGCCGCCCGGATGGCCGCGCTGCGCGCCGAACGCGCCGCCCTGCTCGGCCACCCCAGCCACGCCTCGTACGTGGTCGCCGACGAGACCGCCGGCACCGTCGACGCGGTGGGCGCCATGCTCGGCCGGCTGGTCGCCCCCGCCGTCGCCAACGCCGAGCGCGAGGCCGCCGACCTGGCCGTCGCCGCGGCCGCCGACGGCATCACCGAACTCGCGGCGCACGACTGGGCGTTCTACGCCGAGAAGGTGCGCGCCGAGCGCTACGAGCTGGACACCGCGGCGCTGCGCCCCTACTTCGAGCTGGAGCGGGTGCTGCGGGACGGCGTGTTCTTCGCGGCGGGCCTGGCGTACGGGCTGAGCTTCACCGAGCGTCCCGACCTGACGGCGTACCACGCGGACGCCCGGGTGTTCGAGGTGTTCGACGCGGACGGGGCCCCGCTGGGCCTGTTCATCGGCGACTTCTTCGCCCGCGAGTCCAAGCGCGGCGGGGCCTGGATGAACGAACTGGTCCCGCAGTCCCGCCTGTTGGGGACGCGCCCGGTGGTCGTCAACAACCTCAACATCGCGCGCCCGGCCGCCGGCGAGCCCGCGCTGCTCAGCTGGGACGAGGTGCGCACGCTGTTCCACGAGTTCGGGCACGCCCTGCACGGCCTGTTCTCGGACGTCGTGTACCCGTCCTTCGCGGGTACCGAGGTCCCCCGCGACTTCGTCGAATTCCCGTCCCAGGTCAACGAGATGTGGATGACCCGGCCGGAGGTGCTGGCCAACTACGCGCGCCACCACGTCACCGGGGAGCCGCTGGACGCCACGGTGGTCGAGCGGATGCTCGCCGCCGAGAACTACGGGCAGGGCTTCCGGACGGTCGAGTACCTGGCGGC
The DNA window shown above is from Streptomyces sp. TLI_171 and carries:
- a CDS encoding M3 family metallopeptidase; its protein translation is MSDNPFLSPSTLVYELPPFAEIREEHYRPAFERGMADQLAEVAAIVAAPEPPTFDNTVVALERSGAVLRRVSAVFFNQDSSDTTPGVQELDAEISPRLAAHADAIHLDAALFARLDALHEARHELGLDPESLRLLERRHTAFVRAGARLDAEGQQRLREINTQLAADSAAFRKNTHDASLAGAVAVDSADALDGLPAAAVAAAAENAGALGQDGRWVLSLKNFSNQTELAHLTDRALRERLLTASLRRGLDTNGPLAARMAALRAERAALLGHPSHASYVVADETAGTVDAVGAMLGRLVAPAVANAEREAADLAVAAAADGITELAAHDWAFYAEKVRAERYELDTAALRPYFELERVLRDGVFFAAGLAYGLSFTERPDLTAYHADARVFEVFDADGAPLGLFIGDFFARESKRGGAWMNELVPQSRLLGTRPVVVNNLNIARPAAGEPALLSWDEVRTLFHEFGHALHGLFSDVVYPSFAGTEVPRDFVEFPSQVNEMWMTRPEVLANYARHHVTGEPLDATVVERMLAAENYGQGFRTVEYLAAALLDWAWHSLPAGAVVADPEEFEARALADAGLAVAAVPPRYRTGYFNHVFSNGYSAGYYAYIWSEVLDADTVEWFRGNGRTVRESGELFRAELLSRGGSRDAMECVRSVLGRGPEIGPLLVRRGLE